In the genome of Apostichopus japonicus isolate 1M-3 chromosome 15, ASM3797524v1, whole genome shotgun sequence, one region contains:
- the LOC139980872 gene encoding mediator of RNA polymerase II transcription subunit 21-like — protein sequence MSDRVTQLQDAVNQMAEHFCNSIGVLQQNATPSKFQPPEKQGTADAPAVQDDFTQLFAQLIARTAKDIDVLIESLPSEELTTELQNTSLKKLEQENKEAAQRLSDLVKRGDTLLLRIQEALSEIAEAQLRTKSSITSKSSNSKLPDNGT from the exons ATGTCGGATCGTGTCACCCAGCTCCAGGATGCTGTTAACCAG ATGGCAGAGCACTTCTGTAACAGTATAGGGGTTCTCCAGCAGAATGCCACACCTTCCAAGTTCCAGCCACCAGAGAAGCAAG GTACTGCAGACGCACCAGCTGTGCAGGATGACTTCACTCAGTTGTTTGCTCAACTCATCGCAAGAACGGCCAAAGATATTGACGTTTTGATAGAATCATTACCTAGCGAGGAACTAACCACAGAACTCCAG AATACCAGCTTGAAGAAACTGGAACAGGAGAACAAAGAAGCTGCACAGCGACTCAGCGATTTGGTGAAACGAGGAGATACACTACTCCTGAGAATACAAGAAGCCTTGAGCGAGATTGCAGAAGCCCAACTCAGGACTAAAAGCTCCATCACGAGTAAAAGCAGCAACTCGAAACTGCCAGACAACGGAACTTAA
- the LOC139980871 gene encoding peroxisome assembly protein 12-like, which yields MAEYAAHLTSVADQARPSFFEVLAQESLTATLRPALSHFLKFIAEKNPGSYGWMFRYGDEIYALLDLILQNYFLAKTNGSFSENFYGMKRVPIKCSGPSVNKLSRREHLKSLAFLVFVPFIKLKLDKLFAKWKEGSRSGSWSNQSGMQKFQRVYIRIYPFIHMSWEGTFLLYQMRYLFQGINCHSPYMHLSGLKLVYLTPDDVLPEVSKAQRGTHPSTFQMKLLQGSKSLLGFVAFCLSQGLSVGVFFLQFLEWWYMYGDHQAQLAFTALPIPQPPKDELQSDVKHLLPENKSRCPLCQRKRTNDTTLSTSGFVFCYPCIFNYVQNHRCCPITKYPTSLDQVVKLYPPSD from the exons ATGGCTGAATATGCAGCTCATTTGACATCCGTGGCTGACCAAGCAAGACCTTCCTTCTTTGAGGTTTTGGCTCAGGAGAGTTTAACAGCAACCTTGAGACCTGCTCTCAGTCACTTCTTAAAG TTTATTGCTGAAAAGAATCCTGGTAGTTATGGGTGGATGTTTCGCTATGGTGATGAAATTTATGCGCTCCTAGATCTGATTTTGCAAAATTACTTTCTAGCTAAGACCA ATGGCTCTTTCTCAGAGAATTTTTATGGAATGAAAAGAGTGCCTATAAAGTGTTCAGGTCCGTCTGTTAACAAATTGAGCAGAAGAGAACACTTAAAATCCCTTGCCTTTTTG GTTTTCGTACCCTTCATTAAACTCAAACTGGATAAGTTGTTTGCAAAATGGAAAGAAGGATCAAGATCTGGCAGTTGGTCAAATCAAAGTGGAATGCAAAAATTCCAGAGGGTGTACATAAGAATATATCCATTCATTCACATGTCTTGGGAG GGTACATTCCTTCTTTATCAAATGAGGTACTTATTCCAGGGTATAAACTGCCATTCACCGTATATGCATTTGTCAG GGTTAAAATTAGTTTACCTAACGCCTGATGATGTACTGCCGGAGGTATCAAAGGCACAAAGAGGTACCCACCCTTCAAC tTTTCAAATGAAGTTATTGCAAGGCTCAAAGAGTCTTCTTGGCTTTGTAGCTTTTTGCCTATCTCAGGGGCTTTCGGTCGGAGTATTCTTCCTACAGTTCTTAGAATGGTGGTACATGTACGGAGATCACCAGGCACAGTTAGCCTTCACTGCTTTACCAATACCTCaaccaccaaaa gaTGAACTACAGTCAGATGTCAAGCATCTCTTACCAGAAAATAAATCAAGATGTCCACTCTGCCAAAGAAAGAGAACAAATGATACCACTTTATCAACATCAGG GTTTGTCTTCTGTTATCCGTGTATCTTCAATTACGTCCAAAACCACAGATGTTGT